A genomic stretch from Pempheris klunzingeri isolate RE-2024b chromosome 23, fPemKlu1.hap1, whole genome shotgun sequence includes:
- the alpk1 gene encoding alpha-protein kinase 1 — MDSQEVGVLLEECVRAVAAAPRSAQPTEAQRLDYSSRTGSLCAELASLLQEAMEMKWPFVPERWQYKQAVSASDKTNLSDLISKHLSQLLAVLKASILAQEAGTALAAVFLADRFLYWTDESSRLLEITKLLHRRHPDTPVAPQLVIRQARVYVNSGKLQKAEYILSSLINNSGATGCWAYHSESDRALVQAVSVQVRGMILQKLGLWPEAAELIWASLVGYYALPQPDKKGIGTSLGILANILVSMNDEDFHTFRTNPDIDLQSLLGDTSHRLLSAARAAKMAVVYSQFTSLYVLTNAATQGTCLLSYSFSADCPASQRQSFLLQAREAFTIGLLTKSEGERVTSKQELHTFLKAAYSLTVAHKWLGTAEEAVARASEACQKALAHFYDYCNANTEDKDSLCAEITHLVGQVKLVLQAEPFLNSDGGSFIPDSYRIIEDTSVAFTLEGFAKVMQRFHKCQASLCVPTKPNCKGSKDETDGARLCITALATTTCTANSERSADARKESKEKPKGEKPHSSAAHPPPKCDTRTTVGSTDSLGSSWQKLSLSSRGSPRPSSSTGSNVIKREANASNQSLVTTEVDDDTTGSALRSAEEDKKRDLRGNLVNSLPPTSSSSSTSSDSEKFEAIQAGIETLGTGEEWTTEAVGARLKASAAAGAAQSFSQPTVRTSSGSLGDSFSSQSSWERMSAEPNSPTNGKSQPSSPSKVGTSSSRKSSDSDGSFFLLERLDSKSSDSAPDPTTKKHTRGSEVTPHPNVSQFVPEQRASTEASAESSFEMLREDQSEPGKVLSPEPANVPKGKNPLCYRCLKPSAAAGAPPERQYALSRQDFLALLAGVCHECLLERLHSDKTQFKVKNHRTGHSALHLKFSKATGLWTARETCIYIGEPTGMRGKQRRALWVQFLHQEERLSSYVGKDYLNPKEVQFHLKDVERQMTAQYYVTEFNKSLYDNEVTAQIFFIPSEAVLILDGNEIAGCVTVEPYMRGDFVKLTNNAGEKDESFQATEYGLAFGHFTYLFSGCQEVVVDLQGWVTANGKGLTYLTDPQIHSTKTPRGPANFAAAGLRRFLEEQHGPECNAICRRLKLPPAVRS, encoded by the exons ATGGACAGCCAGGAGGTGGGGGTTTTACTGGAGGAGTGTGTCAgagcagtggcagcagctccACGGTCCGCCCAGCCCACCGAAGCACAGAGGCTGGACTACAGTAGCCGCACAG GCTCGCTGTGTGCAGAACTGGCCTCGCTCCTGCAGGAGGCAATGGAAATGAAGTGGCCCTTTGTTCCAGAGAGGTGGCAGTATAAGCAAGCAGTCAGCGCCAGTGACAAGACCAACCTCAGTGACCTCATCAGCAAGCACCTGTCCCAGCTCCTG GCTGTTCTGAAGGCTTCCATCCTGGCCCAGGAGGCAGGCACGGCCCTTGCGGCGGTCTTCTTGGCGGACCGCTTCCTCTACTGGACGGACGAGTCCAGCCGATTGCTGGAGATCACCAAGCTGCTCCACAGACGCCACCCCGACACCCCCGTAGCCCCCCAGCTGGTCATACGACAGGCCAGGGTCTATGTGAACTCTG GCAAACTACAAAAGGCAGAATACATACTGAGCAGTCTCATTAACAACAGCGGAGCCACAG GTTGTTGGGCGTACCACTCCGAAAGCGACAGGGCTCTGGTGCAGGCCGTCAGCGTTCAAGTGCGCGGAATGATTTTGCAAAAGCTCG GCCTTTGGCCGGAGGCCGCGGAGCTGATCTGGGCTTCTCTGGTCGGTTACTACGCACTCCCTCAGCCTGATAAAAAG GGCATCGGAACCTCTCTGGGCATACTGGCCAACATATTGGTGTCTATGAACGACGAGGACTTCCACACTTTCAGGACTAATCCAGATATCGATTTG CAGTCTTTGCTCGGCGACACGAGTCATCGTCTTCTTTCGGCAGCCCGGGCAGCTAAGATGGCGGTGGTGTACAGCCAGTTCACCTCACTGTACGTCTTGACCAACGCG GCAACTCAAGGGACCTGCTTATTATCGTACAGTTTCTCAGCGGACTGCCCTGCCTCTCAAAGGCAGTCTTTCCTCCTGCAGGCTAGAGAGGCTTTCACAATCGGCCTGCTCACCAAGTCAGAGGGCGAGCGGGTCACCAGCAAGCAGGAGCTGCACACGTTCCTCAAGGCCGCCTATTCCCTGACCGTCGCTCACAAATGGCTCGGAACGGCCGAAGAGGCGGTGGCGCGGGCGTCCGAAGCTTGTCAGAAAGCTTTAGCACACTTTTATGACTACTGCAATGCAAATACAGAGGACAAAGACAGCCTCTGTGCTGAGATCACGCATCTGGTGGGCCAAGTCAAGCTTGTGTTGCAAGCGGAGCCTTTCCTTAATTCCGACGGGGGGTCTTTTATCCCCGACAGCTACCGAATCATCGAAGACACATCAGTCGCTTTCACTCTGGAGGGTTTCGCTAAGGTGATGCAGAGATTCCATAAGTGTCAGGCATCGCTGTGCGTGCCAACCAAGCCGAACTGTAAGGGGAGTAAAGACGAAACAGACGGGGCGAGGCTGTGCATTACCGCGCTGGCGACAACCACGTGTACAGCGAACAGCGAGCGTAGCGCCGACGCACGCAAAGAGTCAAAAGAGAAACCCAAAGGAGAGAAGCCACATTCATCTGCTGCGCATCCACCTCCAAAGTGCGACACGCGCACCACTGTAGGAAGCACAGACAGCCTGGGCTCTTCCTGGCAGAAGCTCTCCCTGAGTAGTCGGGGGTCTCCGAGGCCCAGCAGCTCCACGGGAAGTAACGTCATTAAACGCGAAGCAAACGCAAGCAACCAGAGCCTTGTTACCACTGAGGTCGACGACGACACTACTGGCAGCGCGCTGCGCTCAGCTGAAGAAGACAAGAAGCGAGACTTACGGGGTAATCTTGTGAATTCCCTTCCACCCACTTCCTCTTCGTCCTCTACGAGTAGCGATTCAGAGAAGTTTGAAGCGATCCAGGCTGGGATCGAGACCCTGGGCACCGGAGAGGAGTGGACGACCGAAGCGGTTGGTGCACGGCTCAAAGCGTCAGCGGCCGCAGGAGCGGCCCAATCCTTCTCCCAGCCGACTGTCAGAACATCCTCCGGCTCCCTCGGCGACAGTTTCAGTTCCCAGTCGTCGTGGGAGAGAATGTCAGCTGAGCCGAACTCCCCCACAAATGGAAAAAGTCAGCCAAGTAGCCCGTCAAAAGTGGGAACCAGCTCAAGCCGCAAGTCGTCAGACTCCGACGGGAGCTTCTTCCTGTTGGAAAGACTCGATTCCAAAAGCAGCGATTCAGCCCCTGATCCCACGACCAAGAAGCACACACGTGGGTCGGAAGTAACCCCTCACCCAAACGTGTCTCAGTTTGTCCCAGAACAGCGCGCTTCCACCGAAGCCTCCGCAGAGAGTTCATTTGAGATGCTCCGGGAGGATCAAAGCGAACCCGGCAAAGTCCTTTCTCCAGAACCAGCAAATGTCCCTAAGGGGAAGAATCCCTTGTGTTACCGCTGCCTGAAGCCCAGCGCTGCAGCCGGCGCTCCCCCCGAGAGACAGTATGCGTTGTCCCGGCAGGATTTCCTGGCCCTGCTGGCTGGAGTTTGTCACGAGTGTCTGCTGGAGAGATTGCACAGTGACAAAACACAGTTCAAAGTGAAGAACCACAGAACTGGCCACA GTGCACTTCATTTAAAGTTCTCCAAAGCCACGGGACTGTGGACAGCCAGGGAGACCTGCATTTACATCGGGGAGCCGACGGGGATGCGGGGCAAGCAGAGAAGGGCATTGTGGGTGCAGTTTTTACACCAGGAGGAAAGGTTAAGCAG TTACGTGGGGAAAGATTACTTGAATCCAAAGGAGGTCCAGTTTCACCTGAAAGACGTGGAGAGACAGATGACGGCCCAGTACTACGTGACGGAATTCAACAAGAGTCTTTACGACAACGAGGTCACGGCCCAGATCTTCTTCATTCCTTCAGAGGCGGTACTG ATTTTGGACGGCAATGAGATTGCGGGCTGTGTGACAGTGGAGCCCTACATGCGTGGAGACTTTGTCAAACTGACCAACAACGCCGGGGAGAAGGACGAGAGCTTCCAGGCAACAGAGTACGGCCTCGCCTTTGGACACTTCACTTACCTTTTCTCTGGCTGCCAGGAGGTCGTCGTTGACCTGCAAG gGTGGGTGACAGCCAACGGCAAAGGGCTGACGTACCTCACCGACCCCCAGATCCACTCCACCAAGACCCCCAGAGGCCCTGCTAACTTTGCTGCCGCAGGCCTCAGGCGCTTCCTGGAAGAGCAACACGGCCCGGAGTGCAATGCCATTTGCCGGCGGCTCAAACTACCTCCGGCGGTGCGATCCTAA